One window of Flavobacteriales bacterium genomic DNA carries:
- a CDS encoding aminotransferase class I/II-fold pyridoxal phosphate-dependent enzyme gives MPTSEPTQEHFNATRLRTHTWDRLKTAVSDLAAAKKGKKEAVHEVDALLQDLYVIEQYWAFPGREAVNGLMAMMVRKEHAALETRVLKLVRTLVSGQIRLNTGEHAEHALDHDDDGLERPRTKYFEVLFVDDLNEKEEHELKANLAEVREPNDPFTYDAIVVPTVQDALIALLFNSNVQACVIRYGMPFASPSAKGFLKDYIRAIKEVDLSDRNKADMGPLLGKLMRWFRPEVDRYYVTDTPVSDLKDSTVQNFRRIFYRQEDHQELHLTILRGVQDKYDTPFFTALMDYSRRPMGVFHAMPISRGNSVFKSRWIQDFGDFYGRNLFLAETSSTSGGLDSLLQPTGPLKKAQERAARAFGSQFTYFATNGTSTSNKIVLQALVEPHDMVLIDRDCHKSHHYGLVLSGAYPVYLDSYPLPEFSMYGAVPLETIREKLLELKRAGRLQHVKMLLLTNCTFDGVVYNVQRVMEQVLAIKPDMVFLWDEAWFAFAGFSYIFKQRTAMFSAARLHRKYHSDAYREEYKAHIASLKKGEEPRMPDPDTVRIRVYATQSTHKTLTSMRQGSMIHIWDEDFQRKSEDSFHEAYMAHTSTSPNYQILASLDVGRRQVEFEGYELVEKAIEQGMLLRHKINDHPKLRRYFDIVTLEDLVPAKYRPSGLKEYYSKEKGWNRIEEAWAHDEFAVDPTKINLYTGKTGVDGDTFKNQYLMDKHHIQVNKTSRNSVLFMTNIGTTRGSVAYLIKVLLTIADELEARNNALNHAEKQLHVARIRSLTQETPPLPDFSRFHDSFRAVPGVPGGDLRKAYFLSYSEVNCEYVKIRDCQGQMREGRELVSASFVIPYPPGFPVLVPGQVVSKDILDFLIAIDVKEIHGYREDLGLRVFNGHALGRQRTGTAMGGMRISGNGASASTQGPSAKKVSTHERGRSREKK, from the coding sequence TAATGCCACACGCCTCCGCACCCACACATGGGACCGCTTGAAAACCGCTGTCTCCGATCTGGCGGCAGCAAAGAAGGGAAAGAAGGAAGCCGTGCACGAGGTGGATGCACTGCTTCAGGACCTGTACGTGATCGAGCAGTACTGGGCCTTTCCGGGGCGCGAGGCGGTGAACGGCCTCATGGCCATGATGGTGCGCAAGGAACATGCGGCATTGGAGACCCGCGTATTGAAGCTCGTGCGCACCTTGGTGAGCGGACAGATCCGCCTGAATACCGGCGAGCATGCAGAGCACGCATTGGACCATGACGATGACGGCTTGGAACGCCCCCGCACGAAGTACTTCGAAGTACTCTTCGTGGACGACCTGAATGAAAAAGAGGAACACGAGCTGAAGGCGAACCTCGCCGAGGTGCGTGAGCCCAACGACCCCTTCACCTACGACGCCATCGTGGTGCCCACCGTGCAGGACGCATTGATCGCGCTGCTCTTCAACTCCAACGTCCAGGCCTGCGTGATCCGCTACGGCATGCCCTTCGCATCACCGAGCGCCAAGGGCTTTCTCAAGGACTACATCCGTGCCATCAAAGAGGTGGACCTCAGCGACCGCAACAAGGCCGACATGGGGCCGCTGCTCGGCAAGCTCATGCGCTGGTTCCGCCCAGAGGTGGACCGCTACTATGTCACCGACACGCCCGTGAGCGACCTGAAGGACAGCACCGTGCAGAACTTCCGCCGCATATTCTACCGGCAGGAGGACCACCAGGAGTTGCACCTCACCATCCTCCGTGGCGTGCAGGATAAGTACGACACGCCCTTCTTCACTGCGCTGATGGACTACAGCCGCAGGCCCATGGGCGTGTTCCATGCCATGCCGATCTCGCGCGGCAACTCCGTGTTCAAGAGCCGATGGATCCAGGACTTCGGTGATTTCTACGGCCGCAACCTCTTCCTCGCGGAGACCTCCAGCACCAGCGGCGGACTGGACTCGCTGCTACAACCCACCGGCCCGCTGAAGAAGGCGCAGGAACGTGCCGCGCGCGCCTTCGGCTCGCAGTTCACCTACTTCGCCACCAACGGCACAAGCACCAGTAATAAGATCGTGCTTCAAGCCTTGGTGGAGCCGCACGACATGGTGCTGATCGACCGCGACTGTCACAAGAGCCACCACTATGGCCTCGTGCTTTCCGGTGCTTATCCCGTGTACTTGGACAGCTACCCGTTGCCGGAATTCAGCATGTACGGCGCTGTACCGCTTGAGACCATCCGCGAGAAATTGCTGGAGCTGAAACGCGCCGGACGCCTCCAACATGTGAAGATGCTCCTGCTCACCAACTGCACCTTCGACGGTGTGGTGTACAACGTGCAGCGCGTGATGGAGCAGGTGCTCGCCATCAAGCCGGACATGGTCTTCCTCTGGGATGAGGCCTGGTTCGCATTCGCTGGCTTCAGCTACATCTTCAAGCAGCGCACCGCCATGTTCAGCGCTGCGCGCCTGCACCGCAAGTACCACAGCGATGCCTACCGCGAAGAATACAAGGCGCACATCGCCTCCTTGAAGAAGGGTGAAGAGCCGCGCATGCCCGACCCGGATACGGTACGCATCCGCGTCTACGCCACGCAGAGCACGCACAAAACGCTCACCTCCATGCGCCAGGGCAGCATGATCCACATCTGGGACGAGGACTTCCAGCGCAAGAGCGAGGACAGCTTCCACGAAGCCTACATGGCGCACACCAGCACCAGCCCCAACTACCAGATCCTCGCCAGCTTGGACGTGGGCCGCAGGCAGGTGGAATTCGAAGGCTACGAGCTGGTGGAGAAGGCCATCGAGCAAGGTATGTTGCTGCGGCACAAGATCAACGACCACCCCAAGCTGCGTCGCTATTTCGACATCGTGACATTGGAAGACCTGGTGCCCGCCAAGTACCGCCCATCAGGCCTGAAGGAGTACTACAGCAAGGAGAAGGGCTGGAACCGCATCGAAGAAGCCTGGGCGCATGACGAGTTCGCCGTGGACCCAACCAAGATCAACCTCTATACAGGCAAGACCGGCGTGGACGGTGATACGTTCAAGAACCAATACCTGATGGACAAGCACCACATCCAGGTCAACAAGACCTCGCGCAACAGTGTGCTGTTCATGACGAACATCGGCACCACGCGCGGTTCCGTGGCCTACCTGATCAAGGTGCTGCTCACCATCGCCGACGAGCTGGAGGCGCGCAACAACGCACTGAACCATGCGGAAAAGCAACTGCATGTCGCGCGCATTCGATCGCTCACGCAGGAGACCCCGCCGCTACCGGACTTCAGCCGCTTCCACGATTCCTTCCGCGCGGTGCCCGGCGTGCCCGGGGGCGACCTCCGCAAGGCCTATTTCCTCTCCTACAGCGAAGTGAACTGCGAATACGTGAAGATCCGTGATTGCCAAGGGCAGATGCGCGAAGGGCGCGAGCTCGTCTCGGCCAGCTTCGTCATCCCCTACCCGCCCGGCTTCCCCGTGCTGGTGCCCGGCCAGGTGGTGAGCAAGGACATCCTTGATTTCCTCATCGCCATTGATGTGAAGGAGATCCACGGCTACCGCGAGGATCTGGGCCTGCGCGTCTTCAACGGCCATGCACTCGGAAGGCAACGGACCGGGACCGCCATGGGCGGGATGCGGATATCGGGCAATGGGGCATCGGCCAGCACGCAGGGACCATCAGCCAAGAAGGTATCGACACACGAGCGTGGACGCTCGCGGGAGAAAAAGTGA
- a CDS encoding KilA-N domain-containing protein, with translation MKGSLVTIVERHGQDYISLTDMVKGFDGGNALIEQWMRGKDTILFLGIWEQLNNPSFNSLEFEGIKTEAGRNSFFLSAKKWVSLTAAVGLEARAGRYGGTFAHKDIAFEFGSWLSPEFKLYLIKEFQRLKDEEASSKSLDWSFQRTLAKVNYRIHTDAIKEHLLPPVLTRKQATQLYAGEADLLNMALFGHTASEWRQINSGLLGNMRDHATLEQLVVLSNMESINAVLIKQGSNAPDRLVQLNGIAISQMRSLLEGRSAQRILKNDPRKNKGRS, from the coding sequence GTGAAGGGCAGTCTTGTGACCATCGTGGAACGCCATGGTCAGGACTACATTTCCCTCACCGATATGGTGAAGGGCTTTGACGGAGGGAACGCACTCATTGAACAATGGATGCGAGGCAAGGACACCATCTTGTTCTTAGGCATCTGGGAACAACTCAACAATCCAAGTTTTAATTCCCTCGAATTCGAGGGAATTAAAACTGAAGCCGGGAGGAACAGCTTCTTCCTGAGCGCCAAAAAGTGGGTCTCCTTAACAGCTGCCGTCGGGCTTGAGGCACGAGCAGGACGATACGGCGGAACATTCGCCCATAAGGACATCGCCTTCGAGTTCGGCTCTTGGCTTAGCCCGGAATTCAAGCTTTACCTCATCAAGGAATTCCAGCGGCTCAAGGATGAGGAGGCCAGCTCGAAGTCTTTGGATTGGAGTTTCCAACGGACCTTGGCCAAGGTGAACTACCGCATCCACACCGATGCGATCAAGGAGCATTTGCTGCCGCCCGTGTTGACCCGGAAGCAAGCCACGCAGCTCTATGCCGGTGAGGCCGACCTCCTGAACATGGCATTGTTCGGGCACACAGCTTCGGAATGGCGTCAAATAAACTCCGGCCTTCTTGGCAACATGCGCGACCATGCCACGCTCGAACAATTGGTGGTATTGTCCAATATGGAGAGCATCAATGCCGTGTTGATCAAACAGGGATCAAATGCACCGGACAGACTCGTTCAATTGAACGGGATCGCCATTTCACAGATGCGTTCCCTGCTGGAGGGCCGGTCAGCGCAACGGATCCTCAAAAACGACCCGAGGAAAAACAAGGGTCGGTCATGA
- a CDS encoding biotin carboxylase, with amino-acid sequence MAKKRPGAKRTVTKKRAATRKKKAGPSVLRGVSDIRRFFYRNETPIYFISATNFNLLGADEWIKGFKFITYIECFDGLHPNLMSPMKEEPHEEFQSIEDINNYLLTHSEVKDYIESRKVKGKAGKVLFLMFDEKTEKLAKKLGLEVMFPSAKMRTFMDNKVNTNRIAEKADVPCVPYVLSPVKNYAHLNKVSAKLGNDLVVQTPFGDSGHTTFFINSEEDYKKYAKEIEAEKECKVMKRINCRGAAMEACVTRHGTIVAPLMTELVGFKELTPYKGGWCGNEIFAEAFTPAIRRKTRKYAQLFGDQLRKEGYKGYFELDFLIDQDNGEVYLGELNPRITGASSITNHAVFAMSDAPLHLFHILEWMGQPYELNVKALNRRWGKAENIDSWGQMVIKHTADDIRSVTEAPRSGIWRMRPDGSIYFWRMDTHRRYVENEDEAFFLRIARVGDWLYEGADMGILVMRGRMMTDNFQLLERSKKWLKAIKAQYKSEAPGDKRTGPQALEIGGFKMM; translated from the coding sequence ATGGCCAAAAAGCGCCCTGGGGCGAAAAGGACGGTCACCAAAAAGAGGGCCGCCACGCGAAAGAAGAAAGCCGGCCCTTCCGTCCTCCGGGGCGTCAGCGACATTCGCCGCTTCTTCTACCGGAACGAGACACCGATCTATTTCATCAGCGCCACCAATTTCAATCTTCTGGGCGCGGACGAATGGATCAAAGGGTTCAAGTTCATCACCTACATCGAGTGCTTCGACGGATTGCACCCGAACCTGATGAGCCCGATGAAGGAGGAGCCGCACGAGGAGTTCCAAAGCATCGAGGATATCAACAACTACCTGCTCACCCACAGCGAGGTGAAGGACTACATCGAGAGCCGGAAGGTGAAGGGCAAGGCCGGGAAAGTGCTTTTCCTCATGTTCGATGAGAAGACCGAAAAGCTGGCGAAAAAGCTCGGTCTCGAGGTGATGTTCCCGAGCGCCAAAATGCGCACCTTCATGGACAACAAGGTGAACACCAACCGCATCGCCGAAAAGGCCGACGTGCCCTGCGTGCCCTACGTGCTCAGCCCGGTGAAGAACTATGCGCACCTCAACAAAGTTTCCGCCAAGCTCGGCAACGACCTCGTGGTACAAACGCCTTTTGGCGACAGCGGCCACACCACTTTCTTCATCAATAGCGAAGAGGATTACAAGAAGTACGCGAAGGAGATCGAGGCCGAGAAGGAGTGCAAGGTGATGAAGCGCATCAACTGTCGCGGCGCCGCGATGGAGGCCTGCGTCACGCGGCACGGCACCATCGTGGCCCCGCTGATGACCGAGCTGGTGGGCTTCAAGGAACTGACCCCGTACAAGGGCGGCTGGTGCGGCAACGAGATCTTCGCCGAAGCCTTCACGCCCGCCATCCGCAGGAAGACGCGCAAGTACGCACAGCTCTTCGGCGACCAGTTGCGCAAGGAAGGTTACAAGGGCTACTTTGAACTGGATTTTCTTATCGACCAGGACAACGGCGAAGTTTATCTAGGTGAGCTGAACCCGCGCATCACCGGCGCCAGCAGTATTACCAACCACGCCGTGTTCGCCATGAGCGACGCCCCGCTCCACCTCTTCCACATACTGGAATGGATGGGCCAGCCCTATGAATTGAATGTGAAAGCCCTTAACCGCCGTTGGGGAAAGGCCGAGAACATCGACTCTTGGGGCCAGATGGTGATCAAGCACACGGCCGACGACATCCGAAGCGTGACCGAAGCACCCCGAAGCGGCATCTGGCGCATGCGCCCCGACGGCAGCATCTACTTCTGGCGCATGGACACCCACCGCCGCTATGTGGAAAACGAAGACGAAGCCTTCTTCCTCCGCATCGCACGCGTTGGCGATTGGCTCTACGAGGGCGCCGACATGGGCATCCTGGTAATGCGCGGCCGTATGATGACCGACAACTTCCAACTGTTGGAACGCTCCAAGAAATGGCTGAAGGCGATCAAGGCACAGTACAAGAGCGAGGCACCGGGCGACAAACGGACCGGCCCACAGGCACTGGAGATCGGGGGGTTCAAGATGATGTGA